One Streptomyces formicae genomic window, CCACAGGCACCCCTGGTGAAAATGGGCCGGGGTCAGTTGTCGAAGATCGAAGCAGCGTGGAGGAAACGCAAGTGACGCAGCCGGAACTGTCGGAACTGGTCGACGTATGGCCCCTCGCGCCCCTGCAAGAGGGCATGTTCTTCCACGCCCGCTATGACGAGGACCGCGCCGACGTCTACGTCCTCCAGGTCGTCTTCGACCTGGAGGGTCCGCTCGACGCCGAGGCGCTGCGCGGCGCCGCGGACGCCCTGCTCGCCCGGCACCCGAACCTGCGCGCGGGCTTCTGGGACGAGGACCTGGAGCAGCCCGTCCAGCTCATCCCCGCCGAGGTCACCGTCCCCTGGTACGAGACCGACCTCGGCGGCCTCGAAGACGACGCGCGACAGGAGGCGCTGGACCGGGTCCTGGCCGAGCAGCGGACGCTCCGCTTCGACCCGGCCGACCCGCCGCTGCTCCGCTTCGCACTCGTACGCCTGGGCGAGCGGCGGCACCGGCTCGCCCTGACGGCGCACCACATCCTGCTCGACGGCTGGTCGCTGCCTGTCCTGTACCGGGACTTCTTCCACCTCTACGAGCACCACGGCGACGGCTCCGGGCTGCCGCCCGCGACTCCCTACCGCGACTATCTGGCCTGGCTCGGCGAGCAGGACCCGGCGCGTTCGACGGAGGCGTGGCGTGCGGCACTGGCCGGTGTCGACGGGCCGACGCTGGTCGCGCCCGCGGACTCGGCGCGCACCGGTGCCGAGCCAACGGGCCCCGGGCAGGCCACCGCCCGCCCCGAACGGCTCGACCGCCCCCTCCCCGAGGCGCTGACGGCCGACCTCACCGCCTTCGCACGGCGCCGCGGGCTCACGCCGAACACCGTCGTGCAGGGCTGCTGGGCGCTGCTGCTCCAGCAGCTCACGGGCCGCGACGACGTGACCTTCGGCATGACCGTGTCCGGCAGGCCCCCTCAACTCCCCGGTGTGGAAGGCATGGTCGGGCTCTTCATCAACACCCTGCCGGTCCGGGTACGTCTCGATCCCATGGAGACCGTCGGGGACCTGCTCACCCGCGTCCAGACCGAACAGGCGGAGCTCGCCGAGCACCACCATCTCGGCCTCACCGACATCAACCGGCTCACGGGGCACAACGAGCTCTTCGACACCCTGATGGTGTTCGAGAGCTACCCCCTGGGCGAAACCGGCGAAGGAGAGGACACACCTACCTTCAACGGCCTGCGCGTCTCGGGCGCGAGCGGCCACGACGCCACGCACTATCCGCTCAGCCTCGCCGTCGTCCCCGGCCGGACGATGGTCCTGCGGCTGGACCACCGCCCGGACATGTTCGACCGGGAGACGGTGGAGGGGATCGCGGCGCGGCTGGAACGGTTGCTGCGGGCCGTGGTCGCCGATCCCGACCAGCCCGTCGCCGGACTCGACCTGCTCTCTCCGCGCGAGCGGGAACAAGCCCTCGTTGGATGGAACGACAGCGCGCGTGATCTTCCCGCGCTGACCATCGCCGAGCTGTTCGAAACGCAGGTGGCACGAACGCCGGACGGCATCGCGCTCAGCCGCGGTGACATCGAGCTGACGTATGCCGAGGTCAACGTGCGCGCCAACCGACTCGCCCGCTGGATGAGCGAACACGGCGCGGGACCCGAGACGGTCGTCGCGCTGCGACTGCCCCGGAGCGTGGACCTCATCGTCTCAACACTCGCGGCACTCAAAGCCGGTGCCGCCTTCCTGCCCGTCGACCCCGGCTATCCGGAGGAGCGGGTGCGATACATGCTCGACGACGCCCAGCCCGTGCTGGTCGTGGACGGGCCCGTCGCCGTCGAGGGGTACGACGACACCAACCTGTGCATCGAACAAGACCTGTCGAGCACGGCTTACGTCATCTACACCTCCGGCTCCACGGGCAAACCCAAGGGCGTCGCCGTCACCCACACCGGGATCACCGCACTGCTCACCGCTCACGCCGAAGCACTCGACCTCGCACCCGGATCACGCGTCTTCCAAGCTGTCTCCCCCAGCTTCGACGTCGCCGTCTGCGACCTCATCATGACCCTCGGAACCGGCGCCACCCTCCTCCTGGACAGCCCCGGACAACTCGCCGGAGACGAACTCACCACCGCCCTCAAATCAAGCGCAGCCACACACATAGCCCTGCCCGTCTCCCTCCTCGCCACCCTCAACCCCGACCAACTCCCCGACCTGCGCTACGTCCTGGCCGGCGGTGAAGTCTGCCCACCCGACCTCACCCAGCAATGGAATACCGGCAACCGCCACCTCATCACCGCCTACGGACCCACCGAAGCCACCATCTGCGCCACCCTCACCACCAACACCGATCGAGCACTCCCCTCCCTCGGCCGTCCCATCCCCAACACCCACACCTACCTCCTCGACACCTGGCTCCGCCCCGTCCCCCCAGGCGTCACCGGAGAGCTCTACCTCGCAGGCCCCGGCCTCGCCCGCGGCTACACCCACCACCCCGCCCTCACCGCCGAACGCTTCATCGCCAACCCCTACACCCCAGGCCAACGCATGTACCGCACCGGCGACCTCGCCCGCCGACGCACCGACGGCACCCTCACCTTCGCCGGACGCACCGACCACCAAATCAAAATCCGCGGCTACCGCATCGAACCCGGCGAAATCGAAGCCGTACTCGGCTCGTTCCCGGGAATCGCCCAGGCGGTCGTTTCCGTGCGCCAGGACGTGCTCGTGGGCTACGTCGTTCCGTCGGGCTCCACGGATCACGCTCAACTCAAAGCATCCATAGGTGACTTCACGCGCACTCGCCTGCCGGAGCACATGGTCCCCGCCACGCTGACGGTGCTCGACGAGCTTCCGCTGACCTCCACCGGAAAGCTCGACCGGAACGCGCTCCCGGACCCCGTCTTCGACACCACCGCCTCCCGCGCGCCCAGGACGCCCACCGAAGAAATCCTCTGCTCCCTCTTCGCCGACGTCCTCGCACGACCTCACGTCGGCATCGACGACAGCTTCTTCGACCTCGGCGGACACTCACTCCTCGCCACCCGCCTCACCTCCCGGATCCGGTCGGCGTTCGACGCCGAGATCGGCGTCCGGGCCCTGTTCGAGGCCCCGACCGTCGCCGCGCTGGCCCAGGTGCTCGGCGGGGCTCGTCCGGCGCGGGCCGCGTTGGGGACCGCGGTACGGCCCGAGCACGTCCCGTTGTCGTACGCGCAGAACCGGCTGTGGTTCCTGCACCGACTCGAAGGGCCCTCGGCGACGTACAACGTGCCGCTCGCCGTACGCCTCACCGGCACACTCGACCGGCAGGCCCTGGAAGACGCGCTCGCCGACGTCGTATCCCGGCACGAGAGCCTGCGCACGCTCTTCCGCGAACACGACGGCATGCCCTACCAGTTGATTCTTGACAGCGATGCCGCACGGCCGACGCTCACGGTGTCGACCATCGCCGCCTCCGCGCTGGAGGAGTCGGTCACCTCGGCCGTACGACACGGCTTCGACCTGAGCAACGAACTGCCCCTGCGCGCCGCGCTCTTGACGCCTGAGCCGGTGGACGGGCAGACCGGCGAGGCGAATGAGCACGTCCTCGTTCTGGTCCTGCACCACATCGCCGCCGACGGCTGGTCGCTGGAGCCGCTCTGGCGCGACATCGCCACCGCGTACCGGGCACGCCTTGCGGGTGCCGCTCCCGACTGGGCCGCGTTCCCGGTGCAGTACGCCGACTACACCCTCTGGCAGCGAGACGTCCTCGGCGACGGCACCAACCCGCACAGCCTCATGGCCGACCAGCTCGCCCACTGGAAGGAGACCCTCTCCGACCTCCCCGACCGTATCGACCTACCCACCGACCGCCCCTACCCCACCGCCACCACCAACCAAGGAGACACCCACACCTTCCACTGGCCAACCCAACTCCACACAGACATCGCAGAACTCGCACGCACCACCGGCACCACCCCCTTCATGATCACCCACGCCGCCCTCACCACCCTCCTCACCCGCCACGGCGCAGGCACCGACATCCCCATCGGCACCCCCATCGCCGGACGCACCGACAACAACCTCGACCACCTCATCGGCTTCTTCGTCAACACCCTCGTCCTCCGCACAGACGCATCCGGCAACCCCACCTTCCGCGAACTCCTCACCCGCACCCGCGAAACCGACCTCAACGCCTACGCCCACCAAGACATCCCCTTCGAACACCTCGTCGAAATCCTCAACCCCCAACGCACCCTCGCCCACCACCCCCTCTTCCAAACCATGCTCGCCTGGCAGAACACCGCCGACGCCGTTCTCGATCTGCCGGGACTCTCCGTCACACCCGTCTCCGCGGGAACGGGCACATCCCGGACCGATCTCACCTTCAGCATCGCCGAACACCGCACGGCCGACGGCAGCCCGAACGGTATCGACGGGCAGGTGGAATTCAGCACCGACATCTTCGACCGCGGCACGGTCGAGGCCCTCACCGACCGGCTCGGCCGGATCCTCACCGCGGCCGTCTCCGACCCGGACGAGCCCATCGGCGACATCGACCTGCTCAGCGCGGAGGAGCACCGCCAGGCCGTGTACGGCTGGAACGACACCGCCCGCGAGGTGCCCCGGGCCTCCCTGGCCGACCTCTTCCAGGACCAGGCCGCCCGCACACCCGGCCGCACGGCCGTCGTTCACCAAGGCACCGAACTCACCTACGGCCAGCTCAACTCCCGCGCCAACAGGCTCGCCCACCACCTCATCGCCCAGGGCGCAGGGCCGGAACAAGTCGTCGCGCTCAAGCTGCCCCGCTCCGCCGAGATGGTCGTCGCGGTACTTGCCGTACTCAAGACCGGCGCCGCCTACCTGCCCATCGACCCCCAATACCCCGACGACCGCGTCCAGTTCATGCTGGACGACGCCCGCCCCCTCCTCGTACTCGACGGCACGGACCTCGACACGTCCGCGCAGCCGGACACCGACCCCGTCGCCGTCACCCGCGATCCCCTGCACCCCGCCTACGTCATCTACACCTCGGGGTCCACCGGGCGGCCGAAGGGCGTCGCCGTGCCCGACGGCGCCATGGTCAATCTGCTCTCCTGGCACAGCGGTGAACTGCCGTGCGCGCGGCCGACCCGTACCGCTCAGTTCTCCTCGCTCAGTTTCGACGTGTCCGTGCAGGAGATCCTTTCGGCGGTGCTGTTCGGGAAGACGTTGGTGATCCCGCCGGACGATGTCCGGTACGGCCCGGACGAGTTGGTGGACTGGCTGGACGAACAGCGGGTCGACGAGTTGTTCGCGCCGAACCTGGTCATCGACGCGCTGGCGCACGCGGCGGTCACACGTGAGCGGGAGCTGCCCGCGCTGCGGGAGGTCGTGCAGGCCGGTGAGGCGCTGACCCTGAGCCCACACGTGCGCGCGTTCTTCCGGCAGGTGCCGGGGCGGCGGCTGCGCAACAACTACGGTCCGAGCGAGACACACGTGGTCACCTCGCACACGCTGCCCGCCGACGTCTCCGCCTGGCCCTCGTCCCCGGCGATCGGGACACCGGTGCCGAACGTCCGCGCCTATGTGCTCGACGAACGGCTGCGGCCCGTCGGCACGGGGGTGACCGGCGAGTTGTACATAGCGGGCGCGGGGCTCGCACGCGGCTACACCAACCGTCCCGCCCTCACCGCCGAACGCTTCATCGCCTGCCCCTTCGAGGACGGGCAGCGGATGTACCGCACCGGCGACCTCGTACGGCGGAGCGCTGACGGACAGGTGCACTACGTGCGCAGGGCCGACCAGCAGATCAAGGTCCGGGGTTTCCGCATCGAACCGGGTGAGATCGAGTCCGTCCTCGCCGAGCACCCCGGTGTCGCTCAGGCCGTCGTCACGGCACAGGACGGCCACCGCCTCGTCGGATACGTGGTCCCGTCGACCGCGGGGGCGAACACTCCGCCCGGGGAACTCGCCGCCGTGCTCCGTGAGTTCGTCCGTACCCGCCTGCCCGAGTTCATGGTTCCCGCCGCGTACGTCACCCTCGACGCGATCCCGCTGACCCCCAACGGGAAGCTGGACCGTGCCGCGCTGCCCAAGCCCGAGTTCGCCGCGTCGCCCTCTCTCGCCGCCCCGCGCTCGGCGCTGAGCCAGGAGGAGCAGCTCCTGTGCGGGCTGTTCTCCGAGGTGCTCGGGGTGCCCGTGGGCGCGGAGGACAGTTTCTTCGACCGGGGTGGGCATTCGCTGCTCGCCACCCGCCTCGTCTCCCGCGTCAAGGCGGTGTTCGGTGTGGAGCTCGGCGTGCGGGCCCTGTTCGAGGCGTCGACGCCCTCGGCGCTGGCCCGGCGCCTGGACAGCGACACCTCGGGGGACGCGCTGAACGTGCTCCTTCCGCTGCGGACCACCGGCTCCCTGCCTCCGCTCTTCTGCGTGCACCCCGCCGCGGGCATCAGCTGGCCGTACGCGGGACTACTCGCGCACGTCGCACCCGACCGGCCCGTCTACGGGCTCCAGGCGCGCGGCCTCACCGGCGCGGAGCCGCCCGCCCGCACCATCGACGAGATGGCCGACGACTATCTGGCGCACATCCGGGCCGTCCAGCCGTCGGGGCCGTACTCCCTGCTCGGCTGGTCCTTCGGCGGTCTTGTCGCGCACGCCGTCGCGACCCGTCTGGAGAAGGCCGGGGAGCGGGTGGAGCTGCTCGCGCTCCTCGACTCCTTCCCGCCCGACCGCAGGCCCGGCGAGGAGATACCGGAGCTGGACCTGCGCGATGTGCTCGCCCTGCTCTTCGAGGAGGTCGTCGGCATCGACCGCAAGCGGTTCGACGCGGACTTCGGCGGGCGGGAGCTGACGGCGGAGCAGGTGATCGACTTCATGCGGAAGGAGAGCGCGGGGCGGGTGGACCTGCTGCTCGATGAGGACGTGCTCGCCAGGGTCGTCGACCTCTTCATGCGGGTGCCGGATGCCCTGGACAAGTTCGTCCCCGAGCGGTTCGGCGGCGACGTACTCCTGTTCACCGCGGCGCAGTCGGCCGCGGAGTGGCCCGCGGACGATCCGCGCCGCTCGGCCGGGGCCTGGTCGCCGTACGTCGCGGGCGCGGTGACCGAGCGGAGCGTCGACGTACGGCACGAGCACATGCTGCGGCCCGACGCCCTCGCGCCGATCGGCGCCGACCTGGCGAGCGCCCTCGCGCGGACGGAGGGAGCAAGCGGCACCTAGGCCACCGTGACCGGGACGCTGCGCGGGCCGCGCACCAACAGACCCGGACGGTAGGGAAGTTCGTCCGGGCCCCCGGTCGGACGGAGTGTGGGGAAGGCGGCGAAGAGGCGCGGCAGGGCGATCGCCGCCTCCAGGCGGGCCAATCGCGAGCCGACGCAGAAGTGCGGTCCGTGGCCGAACGCGGCGTGGGGCGCTGCGCGCGGGCCGCGGCCCGTGGCGTCGTGCGCGTAGCGGTCCGGGCGGAAGGCGTCCGGTTCGGGGAAGTGCCGGGGGTCCCGGTTGGCCGCCGCCAGGACGGCGAGGACCGAGGCCCCTGCCGGTATGCGCGTGCCGTCGCCGAGGTCCACGTCCTGCGTGGTGTGCCGCCAGGTCGTGCCCTCCAGGGGGCTGGCGTGCCGCAGCGTCTCCTCGACGACGGCGGGCCAGCGCCCGGGGTCGCGGCGGGCGGCCGCCAGTTCACCGGGGTGGGTGAGCAGCAGCAGGGAGGCCGACGCCAGCAGGTTCATGGTCGTCTCGTAGCCCGCGAACAGCAGCAGGAACGCCATGGCGAGCAGCTCGCCGTCGTCGAGGCCGCCTTCCGTGGCGTCGTGCGTGAGCGCGCTGAACAGGTCGGATCCCGGGGAGCGGCGCTTGTGCGCGATGAGCTCGCCGAAGTAGGCGTACAGCGACGTCCACGCCTCGTCCACCGCGCCCGGCCGCAGCGCGTCGGCGGGCGAGCCGACCCGGTACGTCCAGTCGCGCAGGGCCGCCCTGTCCCCCTCGGGCACCCCGAGCACCTCCCCGATCACCAGCACGGGCAGCGGGAAGGCGAAGGCGTCGACGAGGTCCGCGCTCCCCTCGCGCGCGAGGCGTTCGGCGACGTCGCGCAGGAGCCCGTCGGTCAGCTCCTCGATCCGCACGCGCAGCGCGTCGACGCGGCGCGGCGCGAACGCGGCGGTGGTCAGCCTGCGCAGCCGGGTGTGGTCGGGCGCGTCGGTGTTGAGCATGTGCCGGGCCAGACAGGCGCGGGCGCGCTGTGCGGGCGAGTCGTTCTTGGGCCGGCCCGCGTCGCGCGGCGGCACGTTCGAGAAGCGGGGGTCGGCGAGGACGGCCCGGGTCTCCTCGTAGCCGGTGACGAACCAGGCGTGCGTGCCGTTGGCGAGAGATACGCGCGCCGCCGGGCCGAGCTCGCGCAGCCGTGCGTAGTACGGGTACGGGTCGCGTGCGAAGGCGGGGTCCGCCGGATCGAGGACGGTCGGCGGGTCCTCGGAGTGCGGCGGCGCGTCGGAGTACTGGGGTGCGGTCACCCGCTCATCCTTGCCGGGGCGGGTGGCCTGTTTCACGCGGTCCTGAGCCAGTGACCGCGGCCAGGTGTTGTAGGAACATCACAAGTGACGGGTGAGGTCACAGGGCCGCCGGGCGGTTCTGTGACAGGAATCCTGGCCGCAAACTTGTGAGATGCGTACGCACGCTCGGCACGCTGCCCGGCTCTCCGTGCCCCCGACGCCGACCTCTCCTCCCCTTCCGCACTCATGCGGTTTTCCTCGCACGCGTCCGCCCGCGCGTACGGATGCGTTGCCCGGAGCAACCACCTTTGCGGGAGGGCGACTTGAGGAAGCGTCATCGGGCGTGCTGGCGACCCGCGTTGTGGAGAGTGGCCATACGTCTTCGTATGTGGCGAGACGCCGGGGCTGACCCGCGGGTAACGTCTGCGCCGGTGCCAACGCCCTGGTACCACCGTCGATTCGGAGACCCGACATGCCCGAGCAGCCCCCGCCCTTCGTCATCGACCCCACCGGCGCCGATCCGGATACGGAGAACCGTGCGCTCCGGGCCGCGGGCCCCGCCACCCGTGTGGACGTCCTCGGCGTCACCGCGTGGTCCGTCAGCGATCCCGCGCTGTTGCAGAAGATGCTGACGAGCCCCGACGTCTCCAAGGACGCGCGCAAGCACTGGCCGCTGTTCGACGAGGCCATAGCGACCTGGCCGCTGGCCCTGTGGGTCGCGGTGCAGAACATGTTCACCGCGTACGGCGCCGATCACCGCAGGCTGCGCCGTCTGGTGGCCCCCGCGTTCAGTGCCCGGCGCGTCGCCGCGCTCGAGGCGAGCATCGAGCAGATCGTGACGCAGCTCCTCGACGATCTGGAGGAGGGGTTCGACCACGGCAGGAAGACGGAGAACGGGGTCATCGCGGCCGGTGAACCGGTCGACCTGCGCGAGCACTTCGCCTATCCGCTGCCGATCCGGGTCATCGGTGAGCTCATGGGCGTGCCGGAGGAGCAACGCGAGGGGTTCCGCAGGCTGGTCGACGGCGTCTTCTCCACCACCCTGACCGCCGAGGAGTCCGCGGCGAACACCGCGGAGCTGTACGCCTCCTTCGACCGCCTCGTCGCCACGAAGCGGGCCGAGCCCGGCGAGGACATGACCTCGCTCCTCATCGCCGCGCAGGACGAGGAGGGCGACGGCTCGGGCCTGAACGAGGCCGAGGTGCGCGACACGCTCCTGCTGATGGTCAGCGCCGGGTACGAGACCACGGTCAACCTGATCAGCAACGCCGTCGCCCAGTTGCTGACCCACCCCGAGCAGCTCGCGCACGTGCGCGAGGGCCGGGCGGGCTGGGGCGGCGTGGTGGAGGAGACGCTGCGGGTCGAGCCTGCCGTCAAGCATCTGCCGATGCGCTTCGCGGTGCGGGACATCCCGCTGCCCGACGGCCAGGTCATCGCCGCGGGCGACGCGATCCTCGCCTCGTACGCCGCCGCGAACCGGCACCCCGACTGGCACGGCGAGAGCGCGGACGCGTTCGACGTGACGCGCGGCAACCCGGAGCACCTCTCCTTCGGGCACGGTGTGCACTTCTGCCTGGGCGCTCCGCTGGCCCGCCTGGAGGGGAGCGTGGCGCTGAGCCGGTTCTTCGAGCGGTTCCCCGACGCCGAACTGGCCGTGCCCATCGACCAGTTGGCGCGGGTTCCCTCGCTGATCACGAACGGGCAGGCCCAGCTCCCCGTCCGTTTGAAGCCGACGCGCTGACCGTCGCCTCCCGCACCAGTTGTACGGGGTGCCACGCGTCGCGCTCCGTGCCGTGGAAGATCTGCTGGCGGCAGGAGGCGCCGGTCGCGACGACGACGGTGTTCTCGGAGGCGGCACGCACGGCGGGGAAGAGCCGGTCGTCGCCGACGGTCATCGACACGTCGTAGTGCTCGGACTCGAAGCCGAAGGATCCCGCCATCCCGCAGCAGCCCGCGTCGAGTTCGACGACCTCGACGCCGGGTATGCGGCGCAGCAGGGCCATGGTCGCTGCCGTGCCGACCTCGGCCTTCTGGTGGCAGTGGCCGTGGAAGAGCAGGGTGCGGCCGCTGAGCCAGGAGTCGGCGCGCAGTCGCAGCCTGCCGTCGTCGATGGCGTCGGTGAGCAGTTCCTCCAGTTGGCGCACCCGGTCCGTGATCGCGATGCGCGCCGAGTCCTTGGGCAGCAGCGCCCGGTGCTCGTCGCGCAGCGTCATCAGGCAGGACGGCTCGCATCCGGTGATCGGGGCGTCGACCGGGGTGGTCTCCGCGAGCCGGTGGACGAGCTGGAACGCCTTGTCGCTCGCGTCGTCCACGAGGCCCTTGGAGAGGCTGGAGCGTCCGCAGCAGCCGCCGCTCTCCAGGCGTACGTCCCAGCCCGCGCGTTCGAGGAGTTCGACGGCGGCCCGGCCGATCGCCGGTTCCGTGTAGGTGGTGAAGGAGTCGGCGAGGAGGACGACCGTGCCCTGGGTGGCGGCCGCAGCCGGTGCGGGGCGGCGGCGGAACCAGCGCACGAGGTTGCGGCGGGCGAAGCGCGGCAGCGGGCGGTGCGGGGTGATGCCGAGCGTGCGGTCGAGCAGGCGGCGCAGCAGGGGGACGCGGCCCGGCAGGTTGGAGAGCGGTGCCGTGGCCGAGCCGAGGCGGTTCAGGAGACGGATCGCGCCGAAGACGCGTGAGCGGGCGGGGACGCCGTGTTCGTCGTGGTGGTGGGCGAGCGCCTCCGTCTTGAGGGCGGCCATGTCGACGCCGAGGGGGCATTCGCTCTTGCACGCCTTGCACATGAGACAGAGGTCAAGGACCTCGTGCAGTGCCTCGTCGCCGAGGGCGGTGTGCGGGTCGGGGGCGGAGAGCGCCTTGACGAGGGCGCCGGCGCGGCCGCGGGTGGAGTCCTGTTCGTTCCTCGTGGCCATGTAGGAGGGGCACATGGTGCCGGTGTCGGTCTTGCGGCACAGGCCGATGTTCATGCAGCGGTCGGCCGTGGCGCGCATCCCGCCCGTGACGTCGAAGTCGAGGCGGGTGCGCAGTCCCGGCGCGGGGGGCAGGGCGGCGTCCCGCAGGTGGTCGGTCATGGCGGGGGCGTCGACGATCTTTCCGGGATTGAGCCGGTCGTGCGGGTCGAAGAGGCCCTTCACGCGGCGCATGGCCCCGTAGAGCTCGTCGCCGAAGAGCGCGCGGTTGAACTCGCTGCGGGCCAGGCCGTCCCCGTGTTCACTGGAGTTGACCCCGCCGTACTCGGTGACGAGGTCCTTGATCTCCTCGGCGACGGCGCGCATGGTCTGCCGCTGCGCGGCGTCGGTGACGTCCAGGAACGGGCGGATGTGCAGGCAGCCCACCGAGCAGTGGCCGTAGAACCCCGCGGTGAGCCCGTGCCGGTCGAGGACCTTCTTCAACCGTGCGGTGTAGGCGGGCAGGTGGACCGGGTCGACGGCGGTGTCCTCGATGAAGGCGAGGGGCCGCTTGGTTCCCTCGCTCGCGGCCATGAGCAGCCCGAGGCTGGACTTGCGGACCTTGAGCAGCGCGGCCCGGTGGGCGGGGTCGACGGCGCGCAGGGTGTGGTAGCCGTGGCCGTGGCGGCGCCAGAGCGAGGTCAGCGTGTCAAGCCTGCCCATGAGTTCGCGTGCGTCGTCGCCGGTGAAGGAGACGAAGAGGAGCGCTTCGGGGTCGCCTTCGAGCACGTCGGAGAGGGACGCGTACTCGATCTTCTGGCGGGACAGGTCGAGGATGGTGCGGTCCATCAGTTCCACGGCCGCCGGATCGCAGGTGAGCGCGTCCTGGGTCGCCTCGATCGCGGCGGTGACCGAGGTGAAGTGACCGACGGCGAAGACCGTGCGGGACGGTTTGGGGACCAGGTCGACGAGCGCCTGGGTGGTGACGGCCAGGGTTCCCTCGGATCCGACGACGAACTTCGCCAGGTCGAAGGGGGTGTCATCGCGGGCGAGCCGGTCCAGGCGGTAGCCGCCCGCGCGGCGCCAGTGGTGCGGGAACCCGGCCTCGATGGCCCCGGCGTGCGCCGCGACGAGGGCGGGCAGTTCGCGGTGGATGCGGCCGTCGAGGGTGGCGTGCCGGGCGCGGGCCGCGCGCTCCTCCTCGGTGAGCGGCGCCAGATGCGCGCTCGTCGCGTCGGAGAGCACCACGTCGAGCGCGCGGACGTGGTCGATGGTCATGCCGTGGCGCAGCGAGCCGCTGCCCGCGGAGTTGTTGCCGATCATCCCGCCGAGGGTGGCGCGGTTGCTGGTGGAGGTGTCGGGCCCGAACATCAGGCCGTACGGTGCCGCGGCGCGGTTCAGGTCGTCCTGGACGACGCCGGGTTCGACGAGCGCGGTGCGG contains:
- a CDS encoding amino acid adenylation domain-containing protein is translated as MTQPELSELVDVWPLAPLQEGMFFHARYDEDRADVYVLQVVFDLEGPLDAEALRGAADALLARHPNLRAGFWDEDLEQPVQLIPAEVTVPWYETDLGGLEDDARQEALDRVLAEQRTLRFDPADPPLLRFALVRLGERRHRLALTAHHILLDGWSLPVLYRDFFHLYEHHGDGSGLPPATPYRDYLAWLGEQDPARSTEAWRAALAGVDGPTLVAPADSARTGAEPTGPGQATARPERLDRPLPEALTADLTAFARRRGLTPNTVVQGCWALLLQQLTGRDDVTFGMTVSGRPPQLPGVEGMVGLFINTLPVRVRLDPMETVGDLLTRVQTEQAELAEHHHLGLTDINRLTGHNELFDTLMVFESYPLGETGEGEDTPTFNGLRVSGASGHDATHYPLSLAVVPGRTMVLRLDHRPDMFDRETVEGIAARLERLLRAVVADPDQPVAGLDLLSPREREQALVGWNDSARDLPALTIAELFETQVARTPDGIALSRGDIELTYAEVNVRANRLARWMSEHGAGPETVVALRLPRSVDLIVSTLAALKAGAAFLPVDPGYPEERVRYMLDDAQPVLVVDGPVAVEGYDDTNLCIEQDLSSTAYVIYTSGSTGKPKGVAVTHTGITALLTAHAEALDLAPGSRVFQAVSPSFDVAVCDLIMTLGTGATLLLDSPGQLAGDELTTALKSSAATHIALPVSLLATLNPDQLPDLRYVLAGGEVCPPDLTQQWNTGNRHLITAYGPTEATICATLTTNTDRALPSLGRPIPNTHTYLLDTWLRPVPPGVTGELYLAGPGLARGYTHHPALTAERFIANPYTPGQRMYRTGDLARRRTDGTLTFAGRTDHQIKIRGYRIEPGEIEAVLGSFPGIAQAVVSVRQDVLVGYVVPSGSTDHAQLKASIGDFTRTRLPEHMVPATLTVLDELPLTSTGKLDRNALPDPVFDTTASRAPRTPTEEILCSLFADVLARPHVGIDDSFFDLGGHSLLATRLTSRIRSAFDAEIGVRALFEAPTVAALAQVLGGARPARAALGTAVRPEHVPLSYAQNRLWFLHRLEGPSATYNVPLAVRLTGTLDRQALEDALADVVSRHESLRTLFREHDGMPYQLILDSDAARPTLTVSTIAASALEESVTSAVRHGFDLSNELPLRAALLTPEPVDGQTGEANEHVLVLVLHHIAADGWSLEPLWRDIATAYRARLAGAAPDWAAFPVQYADYTLWQRDVLGDGTNPHSLMADQLAHWKETLSDLPDRIDLPTDRPYPTATTNQGDTHTFHWPTQLHTDIAELARTTGTTPFMITHAALTTLLTRHGAGTDIPIGTPIAGRTDNNLDHLIGFFVNTLVLRTDASGNPTFRELLTRTRETDLNAYAHQDIPFEHLVEILNPQRTLAHHPLFQTMLAWQNTADAVLDLPGLSVTPVSAGTGTSRTDLTFSIAEHRTADGSPNGIDGQVEFSTDIFDRGTVEALTDRLGRILTAAVSDPDEPIGDIDLLSAEEHRQAVYGWNDTAREVPRASLADLFQDQAARTPGRTAVVHQGTELTYGQLNSRANRLAHHLIAQGAGPEQVVALKLPRSAEMVVAVLAVLKTGAAYLPIDPQYPDDRVQFMLDDARPLLVLDGTDLDTSAQPDTDPVAVTRDPLHPAYVIYTSGSTGRPKGVAVPDGAMVNLLSWHSGELPCARPTRTAQFSSLSFDVSVQEILSAVLFGKTLVIPPDDVRYGPDELVDWLDEQRVDELFAPNLVIDALAHAAVTRERELPALREVVQAGEALTLSPHVRAFFRQVPGRRLRNNYGPSETHVVTSHTLPADVSAWPSSPAIGTPVPNVRAYVLDERLRPVGTGVTGELYIAGAGLARGYTNRPALTAERFIACPFEDGQRMYRTGDLVRRSADGQVHYVRRADQQIKVRGFRIEPGEIESVLAEHPGVAQAVVTAQDGHRLVGYVVPSTAGANTPPGELAAVLREFVRTRLPEFMVPAAYVTLDAIPLTPNGKLDRAALPKPEFAASPSLAAPRSALSQEEQLLCGLFSEVLGVPVGAEDSFFDRGGHSLLATRLVSRVKAVFGVELGVRALFEASTPSALARRLDSDTSGDALNVLLPLRTTGSLPPLFCVHPAAGISWPYAGLLAHVAPDRPVYGLQARGLTGAEPPARTIDEMADDYLAHIRAVQPSGPYSLLGWSFGGLVAHAVATRLEKAGERVELLALLDSFPPDRRPGEEIPELDLRDVLALLFEEVVGIDRKRFDADFGGRELTAEQVIDFMRKESAGRVDLLLDEDVLARVVDLFMRVPDALDKFVPERFGGDVLLFTAAQSAAEWPADDPRRSAGAWSPYVAGAVTERSVDVRHEHMLRPDALAPIGADLASALARTEGASGT
- a CDS encoding cytochrome P450 yields the protein MTAPQYSDAPPHSEDPPTVLDPADPAFARDPYPYYARLRELGPAARVSLANGTHAWFVTGYEETRAVLADPRFSNVPPRDAGRPKNDSPAQRARACLARHMLNTDAPDHTRLRRLTTAAFAPRRVDALRVRIEELTDGLLRDVAERLAREGSADLVDAFAFPLPVLVIGEVLGVPEGDRAALRDWTYRVGSPADALRPGAVDEAWTSLYAYFGELIAHKRRSPGSDLFSALTHDATEGGLDDGELLAMAFLLLFAGYETTMNLLASASLLLLTHPGELAAARRDPGRWPAVVEETLRHASPLEGTTWRHTTQDVDLGDGTRIPAGASVLAVLAAANRDPRHFPEPDAFRPDRYAHDATGRGPRAAPHAAFGHGPHFCVGSRLARLEAAIALPRLFAAFPTLRPTGGPDELPYRPGLLVRGPRSVPVTVA
- a CDS encoding cytochrome P450 family protein → MPEQPPPFVIDPTGADPDTENRALRAAGPATRVDVLGVTAWSVSDPALLQKMLTSPDVSKDARKHWPLFDEAIATWPLALWVAVQNMFTAYGADHRRLRRLVAPAFSARRVAALEASIEQIVTQLLDDLEEGFDHGRKTENGVIAAGEPVDLREHFAYPLPIRVIGELMGVPEEQREGFRRLVDGVFSTTLTAEESAANTAELYASFDRLVATKRAEPGEDMTSLLIAAQDEEGDGSGLNEAEVRDTLLLMVSAGYETTVNLISNAVAQLLTHPEQLAHVREGRAGWGGVVEETLRVEPAVKHLPMRFAVRDIPLPDGQVIAAGDAILASYAAANRHPDWHGESADAFDVTRGNPEHLSFGHGVHFCLGAPLARLEGSVALSRFFERFPDAELAVPIDQLARVPSLITNGQAQLPVRLKPTR